A region of Streptomyces deccanensis DNA encodes the following proteins:
- a CDS encoding lactonase family protein, with the protein MTSETVGDRGGWSRRRALGLLAGAGAAALAGCSGSDGTSGPASPSPASNAPTAPSAEAGAGSGTESATASPSPTRTGPRPLYIGTYTSVEGGGKGIGVATYDARSGRVTGEGTITGVGDPSYLAVHPDGRTLYAVNERPEGGVTAIRLSDRKVLGTRSSGGEAPCHLSVHPSGRWLLSANYGSGSVAVHPVEESGALGERTDLVVHRAPAPGPGQDGPHAHQIVTSPDGGHVLAVDLGTDTVYTYRLDESRGTLTEVSRASVSPGAGPRHLTFHPEGRYAYLANEVDNTVVVCAYEPDRGRLSPGPPQPTGTGSGTNYPAQFVVTPDGAYAYLANRGHDSLTRYAVEADGARLRLLDTVPVGGDFPRQIALSPDGGLLFAALQRSSAVSVFEVDAGSGELRRAGAPFASPVAVCALPL; encoded by the coding sequence ATGACGAGCGAGACGGTTGGGGACCGGGGCGGCTGGAGCAGGCGCCGCGCCCTGGGGCTGTTGGCGGGAGCGGGAGCGGCTGCCCTGGCGGGCTGCTCGGGGTCCGACGGGACGTCCGGGCCCGCGTCGCCCTCCCCCGCGTCGAACGCCCCGACGGCCCCCTCGGCGGAGGCCGGCGCCGGGTCGGGCACCGAGTCCGCGACCGCCTCGCCCTCCCCCACCCGCACCGGGCCCCGGCCGCTCTACATCGGCACGTACACGTCGGTCGAGGGCGGCGGCAAAGGCATCGGCGTGGCGACGTACGACGCCCGGAGCGGCCGTGTCACCGGCGAGGGGACGATCACCGGGGTCGGCGACCCGTCGTACCTCGCCGTCCACCCGGACGGCCGGACGCTGTACGCCGTGAACGAGCGGCCGGAGGGCGGAGTGACCGCCATACGGCTGTCCGACCGCAAGGTCCTCGGCACCCGGAGCAGCGGCGGCGAGGCGCCCTGTCATCTGTCGGTGCACCCGAGCGGGCGGTGGCTGCTGAGCGCGAACTACGGCTCGGGCAGTGTCGCCGTGCACCCCGTCGAGGAGTCGGGCGCGCTGGGCGAGCGCACGGACCTGGTGGTGCACCGCGCTCCGGCGCCGGGCCCCGGCCAGGACGGGCCGCACGCGCACCAGATCGTCACGAGCCCCGACGGCGGTCATGTCCTCGCCGTCGATCTGGGCACCGACACGGTCTACACCTACCGGCTGGACGAGTCCCGGGGCACGCTCACCGAGGTCTCCCGGGCGAGCGTCAGCCCGGGTGCGGGGCCCCGGCACCTGACGTTCCATCCCGAGGGCCGGTACGCCTATCTCGCCAACGAGGTCGACAACACAGTCGTGGTCTGCGCCTACGAGCCCGACCGCGGGCGGCTCTCGCCGGGCCCGCCGCAGCCCACGGGCACGGGGTCGGGCACCAACTACCCGGCGCAGTTCGTCGTGACGCCGGACGGCGCGTACGCGTACCTCGCCAACCGGGGGCACGACAGTCTGACGCGTTACGCGGTCGAGGCGGACGGCGCCCGGCTGAGGCTGCTGGACACCGTGCCGGTCGGCGGGGACTTCCCGCGCCAGATCGCCCTGTCGCCGGACGGCGGCCTGTTGTTCGCGGCGCTCCAGCGGTCGAGCGCGGTCAGCGTCTTCGAGGTGGACGCGGGCAGCGGTGAACTGCGGCGCGCGGGCGCGCCGTTCGCGTCACCCGTCGCCGTCTGTGCGCTGCCGCTGTAG
- a CDS encoding GyrI-like domain-containing protein, with the protein MAEGTVRIDGTTLRLPGGVRVRFIRTLRLPEQGTHQLPPGLGDFPIRRVEDYPHTTSPEMRARGGVMLPVYLREAMWLHFGGSTEPAALQVGVGKVCAVSGKPWTGALARDPQNYVVLPRQPWLDGINSGKGTVRQFVAVPLGLGATVEGQVTGEEVFGGVQLQSFPLNDEQLAVWREEERLRAEAERGLGGLATTTLFAGTGPVPMPPPGAVPMPPPATGAPLPPAPGGGPMPPGAAYPMAAPAAAPQRSAPAAPPRAPAAMGLGVGGSMRQEVYRDTWPRGSWAEQPAGRVFVHLVTPPEWRRITGEAPPPSPVDRAAYTRAGLPWFEYYDNDAEDLAPADALGTVKPVGDWLGDDLDPWQAPAPGQVKPLGDAPGKPIQDGDW; encoded by the coding sequence ATGGCCGAAGGCACCGTGCGGATCGACGGGACCACACTGCGCCTGCCGGGCGGGGTACGGGTGCGGTTCATCCGCACCCTGCGCCTGCCGGAGCAGGGCACGCACCAACTCCCGCCCGGTCTGGGCGACTTTCCGATCCGCCGGGTCGAGGACTACCCGCACACCACCTCCCCGGAGATGCGGGCACGCGGCGGCGTGATGCTCCCCGTGTATCTGCGCGAGGCGATGTGGCTGCACTTCGGCGGTTCCACGGAACCGGCCGCGCTCCAGGTCGGCGTGGGCAAGGTGTGCGCGGTGTCGGGCAAGCCGTGGACCGGCGCGCTCGCCCGCGATCCGCAGAACTACGTCGTCCTCCCGCGTCAGCCGTGGCTGGACGGCATCAACTCCGGCAAGGGCACGGTCCGGCAGTTCGTGGCCGTCCCCCTGGGGCTCGGTGCCACGGTCGAGGGCCAGGTCACCGGCGAGGAGGTGTTCGGCGGGGTGCAGCTGCAGTCGTTCCCGCTGAACGACGAGCAGTTGGCCGTGTGGCGGGAGGAGGAGCGGCTGCGCGCCGAGGCCGAGCGCGGGCTCGGTGGGCTCGCCACCACCACGCTCTTCGCCGGCACGGGCCCCGTCCCGATGCCGCCGCCGGGTGCCGTGCCGATGCCGCCCCCGGCCACCGGGGCTCCCCTGCCGCCCGCGCCGGGTGGCGGGCCGATGCCTCCGGGGGCCGCGTACCCGATGGCGGCGCCGGCCGCGGCCCCGCAGCGCAGTGCTCCGGCGGCCCCGCCCCGGGCGCCTGCGGCGATGGGTCTCGGGGTCGGCGGGTCGATGCGGCAGGAGGTCTACCGGGACACCTGGCCGCGCGGCAGCTGGGCCGAGCAGCCGGCCGGGCGGGTCTTCGTGCACCTGGTCACCCCGCCCGAGTGGCGCCGCATCACCGGGGAGGCCCCACCGCCGTCGCCCGTGGACCGCGCGGCGTACACCCGCGCCGGGCTCCCGTGGTTCGAGTACTACGACAACGACGCCGAGGACCTCGCCCCGGCCGACGCCCTCGGCACCGTGAAGCCCGTCGGTGACTGGCTCGGCGACGACCTCGATCCGTGGCAGGCACCGGCCCCCGGCCAGGTCAAGCCGCTCGGTGACGCTCCGGGCAAGCCGATCCAGGACGGCGACTGGTAG
- a CDS encoding FUSC family protein — translation MRDVRDVWGLIDTRVAKWRQDPVIVQSVRSAAAATVAYVVALQLSSEAAPLTAPLTALLVVQVTLYSTLTTGIRRVNSVVAGVVIAIGFSVLVGLTWWSLALIILASLAVGHLVRVSEFVPEVAISAMLVLGVTRVGDTAWARVLETLIGAVVGLAFNLLLAPPVWVEAAGESIEDLARRMRRLMIRVGEEAAGRTPAEAAAARLHEARELDFDIVEVDAALKQAEDSLKLNPRVREGLLHRVVLRTGLDTLEICTVVLRVLARTLTDLAKEREPSPLFSAQAGAAIERLLAEIGDAVVSFAVLVTTDVSRSAESAEDRLAAELSTAVATRDKLAQLLLEDVQRDPSHWQLHGAVLTEVNRMLDELDTEHRSQRLLEELDRCTREQRERSPRLTRLRDRVRIVRPRRRNRSGLVGRAK, via the coding sequence ATGCGAGACGTACGTGATGTGTGGGGCCTGATCGACACCCGGGTCGCGAAGTGGCGACAGGACCCGGTGATCGTCCAGTCGGTGCGGTCGGCGGCGGCCGCCACGGTGGCCTATGTGGTGGCCCTGCAACTCAGCTCGGAGGCGGCGCCCCTGACGGCTCCGCTGACCGCTCTCCTGGTCGTGCAGGTGACCCTCTACTCCACCCTCACCACCGGCATCCGCCGGGTGAACTCGGTGGTCGCCGGCGTCGTCATCGCCATCGGCTTCAGTGTCCTGGTGGGCCTCACCTGGTGGAGCCTCGCCCTGATCATCCTGGCCTCGCTCGCGGTGGGGCATCTGGTGCGGGTGAGCGAGTTCGTGCCCGAGGTGGCGATCAGCGCCATGCTGGTGCTCGGCGTCACCCGGGTCGGCGACACGGCCTGGGCGCGGGTCCTGGAGACCCTGATCGGCGCGGTCGTCGGACTCGCCTTCAACCTGCTGCTCGCGCCCCCGGTCTGGGTGGAGGCGGCCGGTGAGTCCATCGAGGACCTGGCCCGGCGGATGCGGCGGCTGATGATACGGGTCGGCGAGGAGGCCGCGGGCCGCACCCCGGCGGAGGCCGCGGCGGCCCGGCTGCACGAGGCCCGGGAGCTCGACTTCGACATCGTCGAGGTGGACGCGGCCCTCAAGCAGGCGGAGGACAGTCTGAAGCTCAATCCGCGCGTCCGGGAGGGCCTGCTGCACCGGGTGGTGCTGCGCACCGGCCTGGACACGCTGGAGATCTGCACGGTGGTCCTGCGGGTGCTGGCCCGTACCCTCACCGACCTCGCCAAGGAGCGGGAGCCGAGTCCGCTGTTCTCCGCGCAGGCGGGGGCCGCCATCGAGCGGCTGCTCGCCGAGATCGGCGACGCGGTGGTCAGTTTCGCCGTGCTGGTCACCACCGACGTCAGCCGCAGCGCCGAGTCCGCGGAGGACCGGCTCGCCGCCGAGTTGTCGACGGCCGTCGCGACCCGCGACAAGCTCGCCCAGCTGCTCCTGGAGGACGTCCAGCGCGACCCGAGCCACTGGCAGTTGCACGGTGCCGTGCTGACGGAGGTCAACCGCATGCTGGACGAGCTGGACACCGAGCACCGCTCCCAGCGGCTGCTGGAGGAGCTCGACCGCTGCACCCGTGAACAGCGCGAGCGCTCCCCCCGGCTCACCCGTCTGCGCGACCGCGTACGCATCGTGCGCCCCCGTCGGCGGAACCGGTCCGGCCTCGTCGGACGTGCTAAGTGA
- a CDS encoding FBP domain-containing protein, with amino-acid sequence MKTLTEQDIRTSFVNCSKGEAKRIFVPRDLEQRSWADLDFLGWRDPGAPDRSYLVAEREGGLVGVTLRLPSARRGFLHRSMCSVCLTTHPGGGVSLMTARKAGTAGREGNSVGVYLCADLACSLYVRGKKALDAGSRFEESLTVEEQIARTVGNLSAFLEKLYD; translated from the coding sequence ATGAAGACGCTCACCGAGCAGGACATCCGCACCTCGTTCGTCAACTGCTCGAAGGGGGAGGCGAAGAGGATCTTCGTGCCCCGTGATCTCGAGCAGCGGTCGTGGGCGGATCTGGATTTCCTCGGCTGGCGGGATCCGGGGGCACCCGATCGGAGCTATCTGGTCGCCGAGCGCGAGGGCGGACTCGTCGGCGTCACCCTGCGGCTCCCCTCCGCGCGACGCGGGTTCCTGCACCGCAGCATGTGCTCGGTGTGTCTGACGACGCATCCGGGCGGCGGCGTCTCCTTGATGACGGCGCGGAAGGCGGGCACGGCCGGGCGCGAGGGGAACTCGGTCGGCGTGTACCTCTGCGCCGACCTCGCGTGCTCGCTCTACGTGCGCGGCAAGAAGGCCCTCGACGCCGGAAGCCGGTTCGAGGAGAGCCTCACCGTGGAGGAGCAGATAGCCCGGACGGTGGGCAACCTGTCCGCCTTCCTGGAGAAGCTCTACGACTGA
- a CDS encoding zinc-binding dehydrogenase yields MGDLLVGHPVPPGDTLRLRSGQRLLVVGASGGVGSTAVQLAHAWGAHVTAIAGAANAAFCRELGADVALDYATTPPSALKGQFDAILDCHGSSVRDYRRALRPGGRIASPSAGAIPFALLSLVLPGPRVRLLMASPRRADLETLADHVDKQDLRPVIERVYPLDEIQDAHRATETGHARGKRVIRLV; encoded by the coding sequence ATGGGCGACCTGCTCGTCGGCCACCCGGTCCCGCCCGGGGACACCCTGCGCCTGCGCTCCGGCCAACGGCTGCTGGTGGTCGGCGCGAGCGGCGGCGTCGGCAGTACGGCGGTCCAGCTGGCCCACGCCTGGGGCGCTCATGTCACCGCCATCGCCGGCGCCGCCAACGCCGCGTTCTGCCGCGAACTCGGCGCCGACGTGGCCCTGGACTACGCCACCACCCCACCGAGCGCCCTCAAAGGGCAGTTCGACGCCATCCTCGACTGCCACGGTTCCTCGGTCCGCGACTACCGACGCGCCCTCCGCCCCGGCGGTCGCATCGCCTCGCCCTCCGCCGGCGCCATACCCTTCGCCCTGCTGTCCCTCGTCCTGCCCGGTCCGCGCGTACGCCTGCTCATGGCCAGCCCTCGACGCGCGGACCTGGAAACCCTCGCCGATCACGTCGACAAACAAGACCTGCGTCCGGTCATCGAGCGCGTGTACCCCCTGGACGAGATCCAGGACGCCCACCGCGCCACCGAAACCGGCCATGCCCGAGGCAAACGCGTCATCCGCCTCGTGTAA
- a CDS encoding phosphotransferase family protein, whose translation MDGTERARLVLTAAGLPPESLAERRPLTGGTYNTVEELRLTDGTRLVLKVPPPPTTPGLAHERELLGAEATFCRAAATVDVPVPRVVGAAFDESAPAGRHLLLTHCPGTGWDGPLTGGDEALRRELGGLVARLHRVTGPGHGYPTGALGPLAPDWRTAFTTMYEAVLDDAHRFGAWLPRPLDEVARTAKSAYDALDEVTVPRLVHFDLWPGNILVERGDPARVGGLIDGERMFWGDPVADFVSLALLGDVRHDTDLMTGYQEAGGVAEFTPSAARRYALYRSYLDLIMLVETVPRAIDGDDLAWRREQVAPHLTAALDELAESA comes from the coding sequence GTGGACGGAACGGAACGCGCGCGGCTGGTCCTCACGGCGGCGGGGCTGCCGCCGGAGAGCCTCGCCGAGCGGAGGCCGCTCACCGGTGGCACGTACAACACGGTCGAGGAACTGCGCCTCACCGACGGCACCCGGCTCGTCCTCAAGGTCCCCCCGCCGCCCACCACGCCCGGTCTGGCCCACGAGCGCGAACTCCTCGGCGCCGAGGCCACGTTCTGCCGGGCCGCAGCGACCGTCGACGTCCCCGTTCCGCGCGTGGTCGGGGCCGCCTTCGACGAGAGCGCGCCGGCGGGCCGCCACCTCCTCCTCACCCACTGCCCCGGCACCGGATGGGACGGTCCGCTCACCGGCGGGGACGAAGCGCTACGACGGGAGTTGGGTGGCCTGGTCGCCCGGCTGCACCGGGTCACCGGACCCGGTCACGGCTATCCCACCGGCGCCCTCGGCCCCCTCGCCCCCGACTGGCGCACCGCGTTCACCACCATGTACGAGGCCGTCCTCGACGACGCCCACCGGTTCGGCGCCTGGCTGCCCCGCCCCCTGGACGAGGTGGCCCGAACGGCGAAGTCCGCGTACGACGCCCTCGACGAGGTGACCGTGCCGCGACTGGTCCACTTCGACCTGTGGCCGGGCAACATCCTCGTGGAGCGGGGCGACCCCGCGCGCGTGGGCGGCCTCATCGACGGCGAGCGCATGTTCTGGGGCGACCCGGTCGCGGACTTCGTCTCGCTGGCACTGCTGGGGGACGTCCGGCACGACACCGACCTCATGACCGGGTATCAAGAGGCGGGCGGCGTCGCCGAGTTCACGCCGTCGGCGGCCCGGCGGTACGCCCTCTACCGCAGCTACCTCGACCTGATCATGCTGGTGGAGACGGTGCCGCGCGCCATCGACGGCGACGACCTCGCATGGCGGCGGGAGCAGGTGGCACCGCACCTGACGGCCGCCCTGGACGAACTGGCCGAGAGCGCCTGA
- a CDS encoding SDR family oxidoreductase, with amino-acid sequence MNGESSGRIVVTGATGNVGTSLVRLLAEDARVDRVRGLARRVPDWSPAKTDWSAVDVGSEQADLVKEFEGADAVVHLAWAFQPTHDPAATWRTNVLGSIRVFEAVAAAKVPTLVHASSVGAYSPGPKGRAVDESWPTHGWPDAAYCREKAYLERALDSFEHEHPGVRVVRMRPAFLFKRESASEQRRIFGGRFLPGQLARPDLLPFLPDIPGLKVQALHTDDAARAYRLALHSDARGAFNLAAESPVDAELLSEVLGSRPVRLPRVAARSAIAAAWNLRLLPASPHLFDAVLRLPLMDCTKARDELRWRPERTAVEVLEEFLEGLRQGAGADTEPLRGRKVG; translated from the coding sequence GTGAACGGAGAATCCAGCGGCAGGATCGTGGTCACTGGCGCCACCGGCAATGTGGGGACGAGCCTGGTGCGGCTGCTCGCGGAGGACGCGCGGGTCGACCGGGTACGGGGACTGGCCCGGCGGGTCCCCGACTGGTCCCCCGCGAAGACGGACTGGTCGGCCGTGGACGTCGGGTCCGAGCAGGCAGATCTGGTCAAGGAGTTCGAGGGGGCGGACGCGGTCGTCCATCTCGCCTGGGCGTTCCAGCCGACGCATGATCCGGCCGCGACCTGGCGGACCAATGTGCTGGGCAGCATCCGGGTCTTCGAGGCGGTCGCGGCGGCCAAGGTCCCGACGCTGGTGCACGCCTCGTCGGTCGGCGCCTACTCCCCCGGGCCGAAGGGCCGCGCCGTCGACGAGTCGTGGCCGACGCACGGCTGGCCGGACGCCGCGTACTGCCGGGAGAAGGCGTATCTGGAGCGGGCCCTGGACTCCTTCGAGCACGAGCACCCCGGGGTGCGGGTGGTGCGGATGCGGCCCGCGTTCCTGTTCAAGCGGGAGTCGGCGAGCGAGCAGCGCCGTATCTTCGGCGGGCGTTTCCTGCCGGGGCAGCTGGCCCGGCCCGACCTGTTGCCGTTCCTGCCCGACATCCCCGGGCTGAAGGTGCAGGCCCTGCACACCGACGACGCCGCCCGGGCCTATCGGCTGGCCCTGCACTCCGACGCCCGCGGGGCATTCAACCTCGCGGCGGAGTCGCCCGTGGACGCGGAGCTGCTCAGCGAGGTGCTGGGGTCCCGTCCGGTGCGACTGCCCCGGGTCGCGGCCCGCTCGGCGATCGCCGCCGCGTGGAACCTCCGGCTGCTGCCGGCCTCGCCGCACCTCTTCGACGCCGTGCTGCGGCTGCCGCTCATGGACTGCACGAAGGCCCGCGACGAGCTGCGCTGGCGGCCCGAGCGCACGGCGGTGGAAGTGCTGGAGGAGTTCCTGGAGGGGCTGCGGCAGGGGGCCGGGGCGGACACGGAACCGCTGCGGGGGCGGAAGGTCGGCTGA
- a CDS encoding HAD family hydrolase, which yields MKKAAVFDVDGTLVDTNHLHVVAWWEAFRQGGHEVAMHDVHRAVGLPSGDLITHLLGEELDPAEKDALSAAHKALYGTYFDRLPALPDAGRLLRRLDGQGWSVVLATSAGGAELAALRRAIGADDAIMATASADDVARGKPAPDPVEQALELAGAEAERSVFVGDTVWDMRAGARAGVHCVAVLCGGIPRPELEAAGAEAVFRNPAHLLAALEESPLGQEE from the coding sequence ATGAAAAAGGCTGCTGTGTTCGATGTCGACGGGACCCTTGTCGACACCAATCATCTCCATGTCGTCGCCTGGTGGGAGGCGTTTCGGCAGGGCGGGCACGAGGTGGCCATGCATGACGTGCACCGGGCGGTGGGACTGCCGTCGGGTGATCTGATCACGCATCTGCTGGGCGAGGAGCTCGACCCCGCGGAGAAGGACGCGCTGAGTGCGGCGCACAAGGCGCTGTACGGGACGTACTTCGACCGGCTGCCCGCGCTGCCGGACGCCGGGCGGCTGTTGCGGCGGTTGGACGGGCAGGGCTGGAGCGTGGTGCTGGCGACCTCGGCGGGCGGTGCCGAGCTGGCCGCTTTGCGGCGGGCGATCGGCGCGGACGACGCCATCATGGCGACGGCGAGCGCCGATGACGTGGCCCGGGGGAAGCCGGCGCCGGATCCGGTCGAGCAGGCCCTGGAACTGGCGGGGGCCGAAGCCGAGCGGTCGGTGTTCGTCGGGGACACCGTCTGGGACATGCGGGCGGGCGCCCGGGCCGGGGTGCACTGTGTGGCGGTGCTCTGCGGCGGCATTCCACGGCCCGAACTGGAGGCGGCCGGCGCGGAGGCGGTGTTCCGGAATCCGGCCCATCTGCTGGCCGCCCTGGAGGAGAGTCCGCTGGGCCAGGAGGAATGA
- a CDS encoding PHP domain-containing protein, with amino-acid sequence MDPVEALDRIAFLLERDLAPTYRVRAFRTAAAVLGALPADEVAERAAAGSLESLKGVGPKTAQVAREALAGEVPGYLRKLEQEAEAPLTEGDAGAALRELIRGDCHVHSDWSDGGSPIEEMGRTAARLGHEWTVLTDHSPRLTVARGLSPERLREQLDVVAALNETWAPFRLLTGIECDILDDGSLDQEPELLDRLDVVVVSVHSKLRMDARAMTRRMVAAVRDPRSDVLGHCTGRLVTGRGRPESEFDADAVFAACAETGTAVEINSRPERLDPPRRLLRRAVEAGVLFSIDTDAHAPGQLTWQVHGCARAEECGVPAGRVVTTWGVEELLGWARDREVPQDRARV; translated from the coding sequence ATGGATCCCGTCGAGGCCCTGGACCGGATCGCTTTCCTGCTGGAGCGCGACCTGGCCCCCACCTATCGCGTACGGGCGTTCCGTACGGCCGCCGCCGTGCTCGGCGCGCTGCCCGCCGACGAGGTGGCCGAGCGGGCGGCCGCGGGCTCACTGGAGTCGCTGAAGGGGGTCGGGCCGAAGACCGCGCAGGTGGCGCGTGAGGCGCTGGCCGGGGAGGTGCCGGGCTATCTGCGGAAACTGGAGCAGGAGGCCGAGGCCCCCCTGACGGAGGGTGACGCGGGAGCGGCCCTGCGGGAACTGATCAGGGGCGACTGCCATGTGCACTCGGACTGGTCGGACGGCGGCAGCCCGATCGAGGAGATGGGCCGGACCGCCGCGCGCCTCGGCCACGAGTGGACGGTCCTCACCGACCACTCCCCCCGGCTGACCGTCGCCCGTGGCCTGTCCCCGGAGCGGTTGCGGGAGCAGCTCGACGTGGTGGCCGCGCTGAACGAGACATGGGCGCCGTTCCGGCTGCTCACCGGCATCGAGTGCGACATCCTCGACGACGGTTCGCTGGACCAGGAGCCGGAGCTGCTGGACCGGCTGGACGTGGTGGTGGTCTCCGTGCACTCCAAGCTGCGGATGGACGCGCGGGCGATGACCCGGCGGATGGTCGCCGCGGTGCGCGACCCGCGCTCCGATGTGCTCGGGCACTGCACGGGGCGGCTGGTCACCGGGCGGGGGCGGCCGGAGTCGGAGTTCGACGCGGACGCGGTGTTCGCGGCGTGCGCGGAGACCGGGACGGCCGTGGAGATCAACTCCCGGCCGGAGCGGCTGGATCCGCCTCGACGGCTGCTGCGGCGGGCCGTGGAGGCGGGGGTGCTGTTCTCGATCGACACGGACGCCCACGCACCGGGTCAGCTGACGTGGCAGGTGCACGGGTGCGCCCGGGCGGAGGAGTGCGGGGTGCCGGCGGGGCGGGTGGTGACGACGTGGGGGGTGGAGGAGCTTCTCGGGTGGGCCCGGGACCGGGAGGTTCCGCAGGACAGGGCGCGGGTGTGA
- a CDS encoding VanZ family protein: MAGTTSRSRSTVSSRRAPTAEGGRRPLPLPLRLLVMALAFLAMVAFGAVLAGITLQPSPASEALTHSNLRPGASLELYWHHPDARDALKQVGGNVLLGLPFGILLPVLAPGARGLLRVPALTALMMLLVELVQGALVTGRAFDIDDVILNTAGALLGYLLLGRRLGRAVHARAQKPKPAPAQRKAPAQRKATAPRKAARGAWLQRLRVGRRKATGTASKGASAASR; the protein is encoded by the coding sequence ATGGCCGGCACCACGTCACGTTCCCGTTCCACCGTCTCCAGCCGCCGTGCCCCGACGGCCGAGGGCGGTCGGCGGCCGCTCCCGCTGCCCCTGCGGCTGCTGGTGATGGCCCTGGCGTTCCTGGCGATGGTGGCATTCGGGGCGGTACTGGCCGGGATCACCCTCCAGCCGTCCCCGGCGTCGGAGGCGCTCACCCACAGCAACCTCCGGCCCGGCGCCTCCCTGGAGCTGTACTGGCACCACCCCGACGCGCGCGACGCGCTCAAGCAGGTCGGCGGGAACGTCCTGCTGGGGCTGCCGTTCGGGATCCTGCTGCCGGTGCTGGCGCCCGGCGCGCGCGGTCTGCTGCGCGTGCCCGCGCTGACCGCGCTGATGATGCTGCTGGTCGAGCTGGTGCAGGGTGCGCTGGTCACCGGGCGGGCCTTCGACATCGACGACGTCATCCTCAACACGGCGGGCGCGCTGCTGGGCTATCTGCTGCTGGGCCGACGCCTCGGCCGGGCCGTCCACGCGCGGGCGCAGAAGCCGAAGCCCGCACCGGCGCAACGCAAGGCACCGGCTCAGCGCAAGGCCACGGCTCCGCGGAAGGCAGCGCGCGGCGCCTGGCTCCAGCGCCTGCGGGTGGGCCGGCGCAAGGCGACCGGCACCGCGTCCAAGGGGGCTAGCGCGGCGTCCAGGTGA
- a CDS encoding DUF4230 domain-containing protein, translated as MTTSIKRTRVPGWAKLLAAVVILIVVLLAALRMLVFGGLDDVFGTEEHDRSGPTLLKSIQDMSRYDAASGNFQVVVDLEKDAKYLPDAIRGTRTLYVGAGTVDAYVDLGKVGENDVKMNEDRTSATIDLPHAQLGKPALDTEHSYAVSKERGLLDRLGDLFSDNPNGEQAVQRLAVKHIGDAAKESKLTERAEANTTDMLEGLLKSLGFEEVKVTYGS; from the coding sequence ATGACGACGTCCATCAAGCGCACCCGTGTGCCCGGCTGGGCCAAGCTGCTCGCCGCCGTGGTCATCCTCATCGTGGTGCTGCTGGCCGCGCTGCGGATGCTGGTCTTCGGAGGGCTGGACGACGTGTTCGGCACCGAGGAGCACGACCGTTCGGGGCCGACGCTCCTGAAGTCCATCCAGGACATGAGCCGTTACGACGCCGCCTCGGGCAACTTCCAGGTGGTCGTCGACCTCGAGAAGGACGCCAAGTACCTGCCGGACGCGATCCGCGGCACCCGCACGCTGTACGTGGGCGCGGGGACCGTGGACGCCTATGTCGACCTCGGCAAGGTCGGCGAGAACGACGTGAAGATGAACGAGGACCGCACCTCGGCGACCATCGACCTCCCGCACGCCCAGCTCGGCAAGCCGGCCCTCGACACCGAGCACTCCTACGCCGTCTCCAAGGAGCGTGGCCTGCTCGACCGCCTCGGCGACCTGTTCTCGGACAACCCCAACGGCGAACAGGCCGTGCAGCGCCTCGCCGTCAAGCACATCGGGGACGCCGCGAAGGAGAGCAAGCTGACGGAGCGGGCCGAGGCCAACACCACCGACATGCTCGAAGGACTGCTGAAGTCGCTCGGCTTCGAGGAGGTGAAGGTGACGTACGGGTCCTGA